The window CTGCCAGCACGTAAGTAAACAATCCATGACCCTGATAGCCCTCCAGTGCTTCCTGAAGAGAAGTAGATGCCGAAAGAATGGTAGAGCCCACCGCCCGGCTCAAGATCTTCATCGCCGTGTCCTCACTCATACCTCTTGTCAGCATCGCCACCTGAATTGCCTCACCCAAAGCCCCTGCATTGCATGTATCGATGATGATCAGCTTTTTTGTGGCAGGGATATTACTGATAAGTTCCTTGAATACCGACTGACCAATTGCGTCGGTCTTGAGTCTCTCTGTCCGCGTTGATCCTACATTCGAGGTGATAAGAAAATATTCTCCGTCGTCAACTGTGCCATGGCTCGCCACATATAAGACAAACAAGTCATCAGGATTTAAAGACTGCATAGCCTTAAGTTCTTTTAAAATGTTTTCCCTTGTCGTCTCTTCTTTGGATGAAAGCTTTTTTACTTCTACTTTCTCAAAAAGAGGCGAAGCGCCCTTCTTAAGGGTATTTGCAAACAGCGCCGCATCGGCGACGGCGTAATTAAGCTGGAGCTTGGGATTCTTGTATTCGTTGATGCCAATGACCAGAGCATAAAGAGACGGTCTGCCGATTGATTTAAATGATGCTGTTATTTCATAAATGGCGTCCGTGCTTTGCATAGTATTATCGGCATTAAAGGCGATAGCCCGTATGGAGTTTAAACCACTGGAAAGTTTTAGTTTATATGTCTTATGGATTTCGTTCTGATTAGACGCAACAATTTTTACGCCTCTTGTGCTGTCCAGCATAACTGCGGAGCCATTGAGATAGAGCCGTATATCGCCAATCCCGCCACCGGCATCGGTAATTTTTAGGGTAATAGCAGCATCACTTTTATCAATACTTCTGGGCGTATCAACTATCGCGACAACCGGAGGCGGTTTTACATCCGCCACGTTTTTGAGTTCCTTCAAAGATCCGCCAGAAAGCGCGAGATTAACAAGGTCGGGGCGGTAGAAACTTTCCCGCAACTGCTCGATGGTATAATCTTTACCTCTGACTTTAACGCTAAGATACTGATCGCCCTTAGGAGAGGAGTTGTAATAACCATTTGCTGTTGTAATAATCCATTCTCCGTCTTCAAAAGCAATCATGGAAGCAACTTCTTCTCCAGTGGATACATCCCATATTCTTGTAGAAGCGTCTCCCGCGGATATTACATACTTGCCATTGGGGAAGAATTTAGCCGAAACGCCCAGCTCAATGCTGGACACACCGGTATGTCCAGCAAGAATTTTCCATTGAGATCCTGATGCTAACTCCCAGATTTTTATATTGCCATCAATGCCCCCTGATAAGACATATTTGCCATCCGGCGAAAAAGCTACGGACCAAATACCTTCGTGACCAACGAATTTCTTTATTTGTGTTAAATTTTTCGCATTCCACAATCTGACGGTATTATCAGTTCCGCCGGACAGGGCATATTCACCATCTGGAGAAAAAGAAACAGCTCTTATAACGCCATTGACTTTCACTGTTCTTATAGAATTCCCCAACGATGTATCCCATAAAATCATTTTGTCAGTTCCGCCGGATAAGACATATTTGCCATCCGGAGAATAGGCAACAACCCAAAACTCGTATGCGCGTGTAGGTTGTGTTTTAAAATCTATAATTTCCCCTCCTGTTGCTACATCATAGATTTTCATGGTTGGTTTAGGTTTCGAAAACACAGGAAGAGGACCAGGGCTTCCACATAAAAAATATTTTCCGTCTGGAGAAAAAGCTATAGAGGCAGCTTTATCATTATTAAATGTCATTATTTCTTGTCTTGTGGCTAAATCCCAAAGTATTGTCCCTTTGCCGCCGGATGCAAAATGTTTTCCGTCAGGCGAAAAAGCGACCATAATTCCTTGACCCATAAAATCTTCATGAGTGAAAGTTTGAATTTTTTTCCCTTGCATAATGTCCCAGAGGATAAAAGAGTCCAAGCTGCCCGATAAAACATACCGGCCATCCGGAGAGATATCAACTTTACGCACAATCGGAGCTTTTTGTTTAATTTCCCGGGACATGTCACCTTTTCCGGTAAGGATCGGCGTTGCCGCGCAGGAAGAAAGAAAAATTGCAAAACACACTATCAATATTTTTCGATAAGCCATCATATACCCACCTCTATTTGAATCGTGTAGACCGGTTTCTTCCAATATTACAGGTTGAGGTTTGTTTTCTCAGTTAGACGTCTGGTTTCCGGCGTCGCCACAAGATTTCAACCATGTATCCGTTGGCCCCATGTCCCCACATAGGAGTGCTCATCAATATCATAATTTTGAGGAAATCACATCATTGATAACTAATTGAAGTCTTGCATTTTCAGCGAGGTTGACGATTTACTGCTTTCAGGAAGTACGTATCAACCGGATGAACCGATTTTGTTTATGTTCCCTTTCTTTCCAGATGGCTTGCCCTGACTCCTACGAGCCGTACCTTCTTTTTAAGTTCGACTCTCTTGAGGCAGGCGAAAGCCGCTTTTCGTATTTCCCCTTCCGCATCCGTTGACTGGGGAAGGGTATGCGCCCGGGTCAGGGTTTCGAAATCGCTGAACCGGATCTTGACGGTAACGGTTCTGGCTTTGAAGCCGTTTTCTTTCATGTCTGTCACAACTTCCCGCGTCAGTTCTGCAAGTGTTTTCGCGATAAATTGCCAGTTGGCGACATCCTTCTGGAAAGTTGTTTCCCTGCTTATGGATTTTGGTTCCCAGTGCGTAACCAGGGGACTGTCGTCTATTCCCCTGGAGGCATGATAGAGATAATTTCCATACGATGAGCCAAATTTATCAACCAGCGTATCGAGGGATAGAGAGGCGAGCGCTCCTATTGTTTCCGTGCCCATGTCCTTGAGATATGTTTCTGTTTTTGGTCCGATCCCCCAGAGTTTCCTGACGGGTAACGGCTGCAGGATGTGCTCTCTTTCATCAGGTAATATTATGGTGAGGCCATCCGGTTTCTCCATGTCCGAGGCGATTTTTGCCAGGAGCTTATTGGGGGCAACACCGATAGAACAGGTCAGCTTTGTCTCATCGTTAATCTGACGTTTGATTTCTTTCGCGATTTCTTCTGAGGGTTTGTCGATCCCGGAGATATCAAGAAATGCCTCATCAATTCCTACATCTTCGATGAGGGGCGTGAATCTCCGGAGGATATTCTTGATCCTTTCGGATTCCCTTGAATATGCTTCCATATCAACGGGAAGGAAAACGGCATGGGGGCAGAGTTTATAAGCCGTCTTCAAGGGCATGGCGGAATGGATGCCGAACTTCCTTGCCTCATACGAGGCGGTTGCTGCGACCCCTCTCTTGGTGGGGTCCCCGCTGCCTCCGATTACCACGGGCTTACCGATTAACTCGGGACGCCTTTTCTGCTCCACAGCGGCAAAAAAGGCGTCCATATCAATGTGGATAATTCGTCTCAAGGTTCATTATTTTGGTTATTTCCCATAGCCGGTTTCGCCGGCAAAGGTCTTATTATGGAGGGAGGCAAAGCTGTCCTTGCCGGTTGCCAGCATCAATGTGAGCGGCATCGCCTTCTTTCCCCGTTTTACCATCTGCTCTGCCGTCTCCCTGATATCCCACTGGGCGTGCTCGTCTGCCCTAAGGCGTGCGATATGATATAGTTCCCGTGCATTGATCTTCATGGAAACCCGCTTGCGATGGGCGTTCGTGAGAATATAGCCGGCTGCCTGAGGGGAGGACTTTTTAAGCTGGTCGTATGTCCTTTCGGTTCGGGTGATGATCTCCATAAAGGTTTTGTCCATACCGATTTCCGATACGGCAGGCGGTATCGTTACCCCCAGGGCCGGATCGTAATCCTGAGAGGTAATGGTTGCCATACGGTGTCGTTTCACCTGGGCAAAACAACTCGCGCTGATAGTCAGTTCAAAATGGAGATCGACGTTTTCGAATTCCCGCAGGACCGAATCGAAGGATTTCATATGCTGCAACGCTGTTTTAATAAGCCCTTCTTTTTCGCTTCCGTCCATTGAAGAAACGATCTGCAGGCACCGTGACATCGGAAGACTCGATGAAGAGTGGATCAGTGAGGCCACGATTCTGTCGTCCGCGTTTGATGGTGTATGGATAAGGGATACTGTATCTCCATCAAACCTGCCGGGAGTTGCTTGATCTTCTTGCTGCATTCTCTCCCTCAATGTTTTAACCCTTTCCTTCAAAGTCTGTCTCGTCAAACGGTCGAAGTCGGTGGCCTCGGTATAACGGATAAGTGAGGGGGCAATGTCCTTCGTTGCCTCGTAAAGTTTACGACTATATTCCTGTGCCTCGGCCAGCGGATGGGCGGCGAGGCGGCGGAGCATCAGTTCCAGGTTTCTGGCATTGAGGGTCATCCCCAACTGTGTCTCGGTGGCAAGTGAAATGATGTAGCGGGCGTCTTCCTTTGCCCAGCCTTCAAGCATCGAACGATTTGCCGGGTCGGCTGCCAGGTCTCTGTGCTTTTCAAAGACATAAGGTCTCAGCTTCTCATACAGCTCATGGTAAAGACGATTTTGTTCCCGGATGGTACTGACAAAAATCTCTTCCAGATTGGCCTCTCGAATCTCTTCGTGAATGACAAAGTCGTCTTTGAGCAGGACATACCGCTGCGATTTTTCCGTATATGCGCAGAGCCGGAATTTTTCAATCTCTTCAACCAGAAGCCGGGAGACGCCGATGATATCGATGTTGAAAACGGCATGTTCGGCGATAGAGCTGTGCCCCATTTCGAATACGATATTGCGGTTGGACTGACGCGCCTTTTCCACCTCCTGCCGTGCAATCGCCCGGAGTTCATCAACCGGTTTTGGGCTCCGGCTGATCCGGGCGTAGGCGGCAGAGATCGTCTCCGGTGTAAAGTACTGCGCCTCGGGGCGCAATTCCTGAAATTCCCGTATCGTTTCAAAATCCAGATTGTAGCCGGCAAGGATGATCTTCATTTTTCGAAACTCTTTTCACACGATGGGCCAACCACCGTGACTATTAATGGTCTCGTCAATAGCAGCCATAAGACTGATAGTTTCCGCAAGGGTTGCAACAATGCGCTGATAATGAGTGATGTCGTCATAGGTCAGTTGGCGACCCTTGCGATCTTTGAGCCATTTCTGGCATACCTGGTAACCGCCGATATGGAAATTCCATACTTCAGGCGGGACGCCATCGAAATATTGTGACTTGTTGATCCAGACACGTCCCGCTCCTTGCCGACCATTATCTTCCCTCCCCTGGTGGGAGGGATCGAGGGAGGGGGATGATTCCGTGTAGCGTACGGTCTCGACGGTGCTATCCCCGGCAACGGGATAGCCTGTAATCAAAGGAATCTGCTTTTCCATCAGGTGTAAGGCCACCAGGTCTTCACCGATTTTGCATAAGGCGCGGAACAAGTCACTGTTTGACGTAAGCGGCAGGCGGGGGAAGTCGATCTTGAGAAACTCGGCATAGCGGCTCCGATATGTCGGCGAATGCAAAACAGCATACATGTAGAAAAAGATATCCTCCGGGCCGAAGGTCTGCTGCCGGTCTCCCTTGCCGTTGGGAACAAAGGTCATACCCAGACGTGTGGCAAAGTCCTCGATAAACGCCGGGGCAAGATTAGAGCGGCGTCCACCAGGAGTATCTGTTTTAAACAATGAAGTCCCAGATTCGCTGTAGAGATAAAGGGGGAAATGAAAACTGTTATTTGATGTTTTGGGAGAAAGAAGAATTTTTTCCGACGGAAATTTTGTCAAATAGACATGGGCGAATGATTCACCCTTCGTCATTCGGCTCGTTAAAAGGGCCATATTATTGTCAAGCATCTGATTCATGACGGCTGGCCGGGGCATACTGTGAAATCCCCTCGAATGGCCGGTATAGAAGGTGAAACGATCATCAAAAGGGCGATAGGAAATTCTGATCAAATAACTATCTGATAGTCCGGTCTGCTTCAAGTCAGATTGGGCCAGTGCTATTTGCCAATCTCGTGAATCTTCGCCAAGGTCCAATTCCTGACGAGCTGCTTCAGGTGATAATGAAATAAACCGATGTAGTTTTTCTTTTGCTTCTTGGGAGGTCATGTGCACGGTCAAGTGATCCCGTGAAGTTACTATTCCCACTGAGTGGACCGACATGATATCCGTAACCTTCCATCCCCGTTCGTATTCTGGCAGCAAAGCCGTATCCTGCGGCACAAAAAGATAAAACGGCGGCTGGGGCGTCAGGGGTTCCCAGGTCGTTGACTGAATGTCGTTTTCCCATAGCCAGTGGTACTTGCCGCCGGAGAGTTTCCGTCCGTCCGGGGTGTTTTCATAAACTTCGCGGATTCCCCAGAGGTGGGCATGGCGGATACGGGGAGAGAGGTCTTCAGGCTTATACTTTTTCACAAAGATCCCGATGGCTACGCCCTGCTGGATGTCGAAGACGTTTTCGTCTTTCGAACCGTCAGGGCAGCGCTCCTTCTTTTTGCTGTTACCATGCAGGTCAAGAATATAAATATCGCCAAAAGTCTTCATCAAACTCCGGCGCATCCCCCTGAAGGTCGGATTGTCTAAATAACCGTGATTGGTAATCAAAGCCATGACGCCGTAACCGGTCTTTTCGATACGCCACTGGGCGAAGCGAATGAACTTCACGTAATCGTCCTGGAGTCCTTTCGGATTTCGCTCACCGAGGGGCTGACCATCCACTGAATAATAGTCCTGAATCAGATTAGTAATCCACTCACCGGTGTTAACGGATTCGTAGGAATACGGCGGATTTCCCAGGATGACCATCACAGGCGCCTCCTGTTTGACCACGCCGGCGGCGTTGGCCTCTTCGACGAGCCACTTGGTGAAGAGAGGCATGTCGCTGATCTTGTAGGCTTCCTCCAGGGTATTGGTCAGGTAGACGTGCAGACGTTCATTTGCGCTAAAATCATAACCGAATTCGGTAAGTTGCAGGCCGAGTTTCATGTGGGCCACGGCATAAGGCGCCATGAGAAGTTCAAACCCGAAAATCCGCGGGAGAAGATGCTGGGCAACATACCCCTTTTCACCGCCCCAGGCGCCCTTCTGTCCCGATCTCTGAATTTGATCATAGATCTGATCGATGACCCCGTGAAGGAAAGTCCCCGTTCCTGCGGCGGGATCAAGGATCAACACCCGATGAATCTCCTGTGCTTTTCCCGTTACTGGATTTGAGATCGTAATCTTGCCGGCATCGGCAAGGCCGGTCGGAAGATTAAAGTCCGTTTTCAAAATATGGTCCACACTGCGGACAATGTAGGAGACCACAGGTTCGGGAGTATAGTAGACGCCGCGGGTCTGACGCATTTTCGGATCGTAGGCGGCAAGGAAAGTTTCGTAGAAATGGATAAGGGGATCTTCCTGACGGGTCCGCTTTCCAAAATCCTTGAGAATCCCTTCCATGTCGGTATGATCCAACAGGTTAGTCAAATCATCGACAATCCAGGCGATACGGTCATCCAGGTCAGGCCCGGCAATATGGCTGAACATCTTGCGGAGAAATGGATTTGTTTTGGGGAGATCGAAGGCGGCATGTTCCCGGATGAAGTGGACCCCCGGTTTTATCCTGACGTTGCAGCGGGCGGCAAAAAGACCGTAGCAGATAGTTTGCGCATACATGTCTGCAAACTGCTCCTGTGTCAAGTCATGAAGAAGAACCCTGCGAAAACCTTCCATCTGCTTATGAAGTTCTCCTCCGCCATCCTCATCGGTAAAGGCTTGCCGGATTGTGTCGCGGATGAGCTGCGCCAGTGCCGCCATGCGGACAGCCAACTCCTTCGGGTTGCTGACCATCTGCATTCTATTGCGGAGAAACTCTGTCAGCAAATCCACGATCTGTTGATCGCTATCTTTTACAGCTTTTATCTTGCCGCTCAGGTCTACCTTCGCGAGGCGGGCTGTCAGGCGATGTTCCCCCTGAACATACCAGCGAAATTCCAGATAGTCCGTCAGGATGAGATTGCCCAGTCTTTTCCGATAACGCATTAGCTGTTCGTCTCGTTCAATGATATCGAGGGGTTTACCGATATCTTTGGTTTCTATGTAGCCGATTGGCGTCTTGCCTTTGGTAATAATGAAGTCAGGTGCACCGCATTGTTCACGCTTGGGTTCGTTGGTGGCTTCTATATCTTCGGCAAGAGATTCAATGAACTCCTTCAGTGCAGGACGATAAGAATGTTCTGTAGCATTGCCGGTCGCCAGAGATTTTTCAATATTTTTAAGATATGTGGATACGATAGTCATAATGTAAAATAATTGTAATTAAAAATGTAATTATTCCTTTATTTTAACTTAATTTAAATATTCGTTATTTCAATCAGTTAGTTAGCTCTTGCCTCAATTTTTTAATTAGTTTTAACAAAATTTTAGCTAATTTCTCCAATTCAATTCGTACAGCAAGGCATTAATATCAACAGTTGTGCTTGATCGTTTCTTTTATTACCACTTGACAAGTTCCACATGGGAGAGGGTCCGTCCCAGGAAGCCTTCGCCGATCGTCTGGAAGTGATAAGGCACGTCGGTGACAAAAAACTGATATGTCGGCAGCGTGCGCTCCTGGTTTCCGAGATATTTGCTGCTTAAGAGATTCGCCGTGATATCTGCCATAGCCTCAGCGGAATCCACAAGTTTGATATCGGGGCCCACAATCTCCTGGAGGAGCGGTTTGATCAAGGGGTAGTGCGTACACCCCAGAACGAGGGTATCCACATGCTCCGCCAGGACCGGTCTCAGGTATTCCTGGGCAGTAAGCCGGGTGACCGGGTGATTCCACCATCCTTCTTCAACCAGCGGTACAAATAAGGGGCACGCCTGTGAAAATATCCGAATATCCGGGTCATGCTGGTGAATGGCACGAGCATAGGCATTACTGTTTATGGTTGCCGGGGTGCCAATGACACCGATATGTTTACTTCTTGTTTCGGCAACAGCGGTACGGGCGCCGGCATCGATGACGTCTAAAACGGGAACAGGAGAAAGATTCTTAACGGTGTCGGATGCGACAGCCGCCATGGTATTGCAGGCTACGATGAGCAGTTTGACCTCCCTTTGCAGCAAAAATTTTGTGATCTCTGCGGCGTATCGGGTAATCGTTTCCGGAGATTTCACACCGTAGGGTACCCTGGCTGTGTCACCGAAATAGATGATATTTTCGAAAGGCAGACGCTCCATCATAGCGCGAACAACAGTGAGTCCGCCGATACCGGAATCAAACACGCCGATGGGATGGCTGGATGTGGGTTGCATGGGAACTCCTTTTTATTACGGAAAGAATGCTCTATTTAACACAACCTTGCAAAAAATCAAAGTCAAGAAGTGAGGTTTATAAAGCTATCCGCTTTCAGCGGCGGATTTGCGGGATACGCTTACGTTCACAAAGCTTTCTGTTGAAATGATCCGGCAAATAGGATATTTATCCACAAAGCGCTATTGCTGATAAACGAATATTCTTTGTATAGGAAGTTCAATGCATACTTCAAAAGTCCAGAATGTCCTTTTCTTTACGTTTCTGGTCATCGTTTCTTTCCTGTTTCTCTATCTCCTCACCCCGTTTTTTTCTCCAATTTTCTGGGCGGCGGTAATTGCCAGCATTTTCAGGCCTCTCTATGAACGGCTCAATGGGAAGTTGAATCGACCCGGTTTGTGCGCCGTTATCATATTTCTGTTGATTGCTTTCATCATAATCCTGCCGGGCAGCATCATGGGAAGTTTGCTGTTTTCCGAGTCTATGCGTGTATACGAATCCCACAGTACCGATGGCGGTACTATCGAAAACATTGTCAAGAGTATCACGGGTGCAGTGAAAGATAATCCATACGTGGCCCGTTTGCATATCGATGAAAAATTCTGGACCGAAAAGTTTTCTGAAATCGCCAGAGGTATTTCCAACTATATTTTTGTCCAACTGAAAGCAGTCACGCAAAATACCCTTGTTTTTGTTGTTCAGTTCGCAGTCATGCTCTATACATTGTTTTTCTTTATTCGCGATGGGGATACGTTCTTAAGAATGGCTATGCGGGTTTTGTCCCTGGGGCAGGAAAGAGAAAAGGTTCTCTATGAACGTTTTGTTGCGACGGCAAGGGCCACGTTGAAGGTGACAATGATTATCGGAGGCATTCAGGGGTCACTGGGAGGACTTATTTTCTGGGTCACCGGCATTGAAGGGGCGCTCATGTGGGGTGTCGTAATGATACTTTTTTCTATTGTCCCTGTTGTTGGTTGCTCTATTGTCTGGATTCCTGCCGGTGTGATAATGCTGTTGACGGGACCTTTATGGAAAGGAATGCTTATTCTGGCTTTCGGTGTTTTCGTGATCAGCGTGGTGGACAACCTCCTGCGTCCCATACTGCTTGGCAGAGATGTGCAGATGCATCCTTTATTGATTTTCTTGTCAACTCTTGGGGGACTTTCGTTGTTCGGGTTTTCCGGCTTTGTTATCGGCCCCATCATTACTTCCCTGCTCCTCGCAATCTGGGCGATGTACGACCAGTTCAGGGATGCCGTATCTATTGATTAGATAAGAGGATTTCTGAAGACTGATGGAACTGTCAGGGGATTTCTTATCTTTCCTCATCACCGTATGCTGTGTGTAACGATATGGAACAAGGCGGATATCAGGGCCGCCATGGGGATTGTCAAGATCCACGCCCATACAATATTTCCCGCAACCCCCCAGCGAACGGCGGTAAGCCTTTTTGTTGAGCCAACCCCTACAATGGCACCTGTAATCGTATGAGTTGTACTCACGGGAATGCCGGCGATGGATGCCCCAATGATGGAGATAGCTGCCGCGGTTTCCGCGCAAAACCCGCCCATGGGCCGGAGTTTCGTAATCTTAGTACCCATGGTCTTGACGATACGCCACCCTCCGGACATGATCCCCAGGGAGATGACAGTGTAACATGAGATAATTACCCAGAAGGGAATGTAAAAGGTTGATCCGAGGTAACCATGACTGTAAAGAATAAGGGCAATGATCCCCATTGTTTTCTGTGCGTCGTTCGTACCATGGCCCATGCTGTAGACTGCGCACGAAACAAGCTGTAGTTTTCGGAAAATCTTGTCTGATCCTCCGACGGTAGATTTCCGGCTGAGGTTAAGCACTAAAATCATCATGGCCAATCCGAGGATTAAACCAATGACAGGGGACAGCACAATAAATATGGCCGTTTTTATGATACCGCTCCAGACCAGGACACTGGTTCCTCCTTCAACGATGCCTGCACCGATAAGGCCGCCGATAAGGGCATGAGAGGAACTGCTGGGCAGCCCGAAATGCCAGGTAATGATGTTCCAGATAATGGCGCCGCTCAGAGCGGAAAGGATGAGTAGATTGTCTACAATGGCCGGATTAATGATGCCGGTGCCTATGGTATTGGCGACCTGCACACCGACAAAAAAGACAGCGGCAAACTCGAAGAATGCCGCCCAGATGACGGCATATTTAGGAGAAAGAACCCTTGTCGAGACAACGGTCGAAATCGCGTTGGCGGAATCGTGGAAGCCGTTGAGAAAATCAAAAAACAGGGCGACCAGAATGAGAAAAACAACAAAAGCGAATGAATCAGGCATAATGATTTCGTTAGAGGCCTTCAGGCATGTTTCAGAACGATGCCTTCCACAATGTTGGAAACATCCTCGCATACATCGATGGCTTCTTCAATGCGTTCAAATATTTCCTTCCATTTTATCAATTCGACGGCATCTTTTTCATGTTCGAAGAGATCGACCATCGCCGATCTCAGGACAATGTCGCCTTCGTTTTCGAGCGTGTTGATTTCCACGCATGCCTCCATGATCATCTTGGAATTTTTCATGTCTCTCATGGCATGGACTATGAGTTTCACCTTCTCGATAGCCAAAATTAAAATCTTCGACTGATCGATGATTACCTTGGTGGGCTTTTTTACCTTATAGAGATGCATCCTGGCCGCTGCAGCTTCAGTCATGTCCATGATGCTGTCCATCTTATTGACCAGGGCATAAATGTCCTCACGATCCAAGGGGGTGAGGAATGTCTTGTGCATCTTTTCATAGGTTCTGTGCGTGATGACATCCGCCTCATGTTCCAGTTCTTTAAGTTTGGCTATCTTCTGAGGGGGATATTCATACGTTTCAACCATTTCCAGAAACATCTTGCCCCCCTCTTCGATTTTATTGATGAGTTCTTCAAAAAGATCGAAAAATTTTTCTTCTTTGGGAAAGAATCGCATAGGATATACCCTCCATAACGATTTATTATGTAAGAGCCGTTAATAAAAGGAATAGTGTTGATATGTCTTTCA is drawn from Deltaproteobacteria bacterium and contains these coding sequences:
- a CDS encoding caspase family protein, translated to MMAYRKILIVCFAIFLSSCAATPILTGKGDMSREIKQKAPIVRKVDISPDGRYVLSGSLDSFILWDIMQGKKIQTFTHEDFMGQGIMVAFSPDGKHFASGGKGTILWDLATRQEIMTFNNDKAASIAFSPDGKYFLCGSPGPLPVFSKPKPTMKIYDVATGGEIIDFKTQPTRAYEFWVVAYSPDGKYVLSGGTDKMILWDTSLGNSIRTVKVNGVIRAVSFSPDGEYALSGGTDNTVRLWNAKNLTQIKKFVGHEGIWSVAFSPDGKYVLSGGIDGNIKIWELASGSQWKILAGHTGVSSIELGVSAKFFPNGKYVISAGDASTRIWDVSTGEEVASMIAFEDGEWIITTANGYYNSSPKGDQYLSVKVRGKDYTIEQLRESFYRPDLVNLALSGGSLKELKNVADVKPPPVVAIVDTPRSIDKSDAAITLKITDAGGGIGDIRLYLNGSAVMLDSTRGVKIVASNQNEIHKTYKLKLSSGLNSIRAIAFNADNTMQSTDAIYEITASFKSIGRPSLYALVIGINEYKNPKLQLNYAVADAALFANTLKKGASPLFEKVEVKKLSSKEETTRENILKELKAMQSLNPDDLFVLYVASHGTVDDGEYFLITSNVGSTRTERLKTDAIGQSVFKELISNIPATKKLIIIDTCNAGALGEAIQVAMLTRGMSEDTAMKILSRAVGSTILSASTSLQEALEGYQGHGLFTYVLAEGLQGKADKGNTGYVKTTELADYVDNEVPTLAEKIFKKAQYPTISISGQAFPIGKVR
- a CDS encoding AI-2E family transporter, which codes for MHTSKVQNVLFFTFLVIVSFLFLYLLTPFFSPIFWAAVIASIFRPLYERLNGKLNRPGLCAVIIFLLIAFIIILPGSIMGSLLFSESMRVYESHSTDGGTIENIVKSITGAVKDNPYVARLHIDEKFWTEKFSEIARGISNYIFVQLKAVTQNTLVFVVQFAVMLYTLFFFIRDGDTFLRMAMRVLSLGQEREKVLYERFVATARATLKVTMIIGGIQGSLGGLIFWVTGIEGALMWGVVMILFSIVPVVGCSIVWIPAGVIMLLTGPLWKGMLILAFGVFVISVVDNLLRPILLGRDVQMHPLLIFLSTLGGLSLFGFSGFVIGPIITSLLLAIWAMYDQFRDAVSID
- a CDS encoding FAD-dependent thymidylate synthase, coding for MKIILAGYNLDFETIREFQELRPEAQYFTPETISAAYARISRSPKPVDELRAIARQEVEKARQSNRNIVFEMGHSSIAEHAVFNIDIIGVSRLLVEEIEKFRLCAYTEKSQRYVLLKDDFVIHEEIREANLEEIFVSTIREQNRLYHELYEKLRPYVFEKHRDLAADPANRSMLEGWAKEDARYIISLATETQLGMTLNARNLELMLRRLAAHPLAEAQEYSRKLYEATKDIAPSLIRYTEATDFDRLTRQTLKERVKTLRERMQQEDQATPGRFDGDTVSLIHTPSNADDRIVASLIHSSSSLPMSRCLQIVSSMDGSEKEGLIKTALQHMKSFDSVLREFENVDLHFELTISASCFAQVKRHRMATITSQDYDPALGVTIPPAVSEIGMDKTFMEIITRTERTYDQLKKSSPQAAGYILTNAHRKRVSMKINARELYHIARLRADEHAQWDIRETAEQMVKRGKKAMPLTLMLATGKDSFASLHNKTFAGETGYGK
- a CDS encoding N-6 DNA methylase, with the translated sequence MTIVSTYLKNIEKSLATGNATEHSYRPALKEFIESLAEDIEATNEPKREQCGAPDFIITKGKTPIGYIETKDIGKPLDIIERDEQLMRYRKRLGNLILTDYLEFRWYVQGEHRLTARLAKVDLSGKIKAVKDSDQQIVDLLTEFLRNRMQMVSNPKELAVRMAALAQLIRDTIRQAFTDEDGGGELHKQMEGFRRVLLHDLTQEQFADMYAQTICYGLFAARCNVRIKPGVHFIREHAAFDLPKTNPFLRKMFSHIAGPDLDDRIAWIVDDLTNLLDHTDMEGILKDFGKRTRQEDPLIHFYETFLAAYDPKMRQTRGVYYTPEPVVSYIVRSVDHILKTDFNLPTGLADAGKITISNPVTGKAQEIHRVLILDPAAGTGTFLHGVIDQIYDQIQRSGQKGAWGGEKGYVAQHLLPRIFGFELLMAPYAVAHMKLGLQLTEFGYDFSANERLHVYLTNTLEEAYKISDMPLFTKWLVEEANAAGVVKQEAPVMVILGNPPYSYESVNTGEWITNLIQDYYSVDGQPLGERNPKGLQDDYVKFIRFAQWRIEKTGYGVMALITNHGYLDNPTFRGMRRSLMKTFGDIYILDLHGNSKKKERCPDGSKDENVFDIQQGVAIGIFVKKYKPEDLSPRIRHAHLWGIREVYENTPDGRKLSGGKYHWLWENDIQSTTWEPLTPQPPFYLFVPQDTALLPEYERGWKVTDIMSVHSVGIVTSRDHLTVHMTSQEAKEKLHRFISLSPEAARQELDLGEDSRDWQIALAQSDLKQTGLSDSYLIRISYRPFDDRFTFYTGHSRGFHSMPRPAVMNQMLDNNMALLTSRMTKGESFAHVYLTKFPSEKILLSPKTSNNSFHFPLYLYSESGTSLFKTDTPGGRRSNLAPAFIEDFATRLGMTFVPNGKGDRQQTFGPEDIFFYMYAVLHSPTYRSRYAEFLKIDFPRLPLTSNSDLFRALCKIGEDLVALHLMEKQIPLITGYPVAGDSTVETVRYTESSPSLDPSHQGREDNGRQGAGRVWINKSQYFDGVPPEVWNFHIGGYQVCQKWLKDRKGRQLTYDDITHYQRIVATLAETISLMAAIDETINSHGGWPIV
- the murI gene encoding glutamate racemase codes for the protein MQPTSSHPIGVFDSGIGGLTVVRAMMERLPFENIIYFGDTARVPYGVKSPETITRYAAEITKFLLQREVKLLIVACNTMAAVASDTVKNLSPVPVLDVIDAGARTAVAETRSKHIGVIGTPATINSNAYARAIHQHDPDIRIFSQACPLFVPLVEEGWWNHPVTRLTAQEYLRPVLAEHVDTLVLGCTHYPLIKPLLQEIVGPDIKLVDSAEAMADITANLLSSKYLGNQERTLPTYQFFVTDVPYHFQTIGEGFLGRTLSHVELVKW
- the dinB gene encoding DNA polymerase IV translates to MRRIIHIDMDAFFAAVEQKRRPELIGKPVVIGGSGDPTKRGVAATASYEARKFGIHSAMPLKTAYKLCPHAVFLPVDMEAYSRESERIKNILRRFTPLIEDVGIDEAFLDISGIDKPSEEIAKEIKRQINDETKLTCSIGVAPNKLLAKIASDMEKPDGLTIILPDEREHILQPLPVRKLWGIGPKTETYLKDMGTETIGALASLSLDTLVDKFGSSYGNYLYHASRGIDDSPLVTHWEPKSISRETTFQKDVANWQFIAKTLAELTREVVTDMKENGFKARTVTVKIRFSDFETLTRAHTLPQSTDAEGEIRKAAFACLKRVELKKKVRLVGVRASHLERKGT